The proteins below come from a single Drosophila miranda strain MSH22 chromosome Y unlocalized genomic scaffold, D.miranda_PacBio2.1 Contig_Y1_pilon, whole genome shotgun sequence genomic window:
- the LOC117189895 gene encoding cytosol aminopeptidase-like, whose translation MKSVRLMHALCRRVQHTFLARRRDVEQRRPYAEKCDSVIKGVVVGVYAKEGDRQPKMTPSGEKFDDRVQGKITDLIRETGLSGQLGKGRVFMNVDAEFRAVAVVGVGQEGAGFNDLEMIDEGMENARVAAGVGARSLQLQGCTDVFVESMEYAEQAAEGSALAVWRYNTNKRRRDRTLIPKLELYDSPDSDAWMRGLFKAESQNLARRLADTPANQMTPTIFAQSTVDALCPCGVSVEVRSMDWIESKSLNSFLMVAKGSCEPPIILEIAYCGTAPEDKPILLLGKGITFNSGGLCLRPKDCLSMYRGCMSGAAACVGVIRAAAALSLPLNITALLPLCENMPSGMAAKPGDVVSLLNGKTLGFVDVSKAGVMAMADPLLYAQTIYKPRMVVDIATVGYAVCPALGGAAAGIFSNSNFVYKQFEKAGALTGDRVWRLPLWRYFKELIMPNDTFDISNRGRGPASSCIAAAVLHELVPCVEWAHLDIRNVGMLTRYNPLPYLLKDRMTGRPTRTIVQFLFQMACPDGK comes from the coding sequence ATGAAGTCTGTACGCTTGATGCACGCCCTGTGCAGGCGTGTCCAGCACACATTCCTGGCCAGACGCAGAGATGTGGAACAGCGACGGCCTTACGCCGAGAAATGTGACTCGGTGATCAAAGGCGTTGTGGTGGGCGTGTACGCCAAGGAGGGCGACCGCCAGCCCAAGATGACACCATCCGGCGAGAAGTTTGACGATCGCGTCCAGGGTAAGATCACTGATCTCATACGCGAGACGGGCCTGAGTGGCCAACTGGGAAAAGGCCGTGTCTTCATGAACGTGGATGCGGAGTTCCGTGCGGTGGCCGTGGTCGGCGTGGGACAGGAGGGGGCCGGCTTCAACGACCTGGAGATGATCGACGAGGGAATGGAGAACGCTCGCGTCGCTGCCGGCGTGGGGGCTCGttcccttcaactgcagggCTGCACAGATGTCTTCGTGGAGTCGATGGAGTATGCGGAGCAGGCGGCCGAGGGGAGCGCCTTGGCCGTCTGGCGCTACAACACCAACAAGCGCCGTCGGGACCGCACACTCATTCCCAAACTGGAGCTGTACGACTCTCCCGACTCGGATGCCTGGATGCGGGGCCTGTTCAAGGCCGAATCGCAGAACCTGGCCCGTCGCCTGGCCGATACGCCGGCCAATCAGATGACGCCCACAATCTTCGCCCAGTCAACGGTGGATGCCCTGTGCCCCTGCGGGGTATCCGTGGAGGTACGCAGCATGGACTGGATCGAGTCCAAGAGCTTGAACAGCTTCTTGATGGTGGCCAAGGGCAGCTGCGAGCCGCCGATCATCTTGGAAATCGCCTACTGCGGCACCGCACCCGAGGACAAGCCCATCCTCCTGCTGGGCAAGGGCATCACATTCAACAGCGGGGGCCTCTGCCTCCGTCCCAAGGACTGCTTGTCCATGTACCGCGGCTGCATGTCCGGTGCAGCCGCCTGCGTGGGCGTCATccgagccgccgccgccctaTCGCTGCCCCTAAACATAACggcactgctgccgctgtgcgAGAACATGCCCTCCGGAATGGCTGCCAAGCCTGGCGACGTGGTGTCCCTCCTCAATggcaaaactctcggcttcgTGGACGTCAGCAAGGCTGGTGTGATGGCCATGGCCGATCCCTTGCTCTACGCCCAGACGATCTACAAGCCGCGCATGGTCGTGGACATTGCTACAGTGGGCTACGCCGTCTGCCCAGCGCTGGgcggagcagcagccgggATTTTCAGCAATTCGAACTTCGTCTACAAGCAGTTCGAGAAGGCCGGTGCCCTTACGGGTGATCGCGTTTGGCGTCTGCCCCTGTGGCGCTACTTCAAGGAGCTGATCATGCCGAACGACACCTTTGACATCAGCAACCGCGGACGTGGCCCCGCCTCCAGCTGCATCGCTGCCGCCGTTCTGCACGAGCTGGTGCCGTGCGTCGAATGGGCCCACCTGGACATCCGCAACGTGGGCATGCTGACGCGCTACAATCCGCTCCCATATTTGCTGAAGGACCGCATGACTGGCCGTCCCACTCGCACCATCgttcagtttctgtttcagATGGCTTGCCCCGACGGCAAGTAA
- the LOC117189896 gene encoding cytosol aminopeptidase-like, giving the protein MKSVRLMHALCRRVQHTFLARRRDVEQRRHYAEKCDSVIKGVVVGVYAKEGDRQPKMTPSGEKFDDRVQGKITDLIRETGLSGQLGKGRVFMNVDAEFRAVAVVGVGQEGAGFNDLEMIDEGMENARVAAGVGARSLQLQGCTDVFVESMEYAEQAAEGSALAVWRYNTNKRRRDRTLIPKLELYDSPDSDAWMRGLFKAESQNLARRLADTPANQMTPTIFAQSTVDALCPCGVSVEVRSMDWIESKSLNSFLMVAKGSCEPPIILEIAYCGTAPEDKPILLLGKGITFNSGGLCLRPKDCLSMYRGCMSGAAACVGVIRAAAALSLPLNITALLPLCENMPSGMAAKPGDVVSLLNGKTLGFVDVSKAGVMAMADPLLYAQTIYKPRMVVDIATVGYAVCPALGGAAAGIFSNSNFVYKQFEKAGALTGDRVWRLPLWRYFKELIMPNDTFDISNRGRGPASSCIAAAVLHELVPCVEWAHLDIRNVGMLTRYNPLPYLLKDRMTGRPTRTIVQFLFQMACPDGK; this is encoded by the coding sequence ATGAAGTCTGTACGCTTGATGCACGCCCTGTGCAGGCGTGTCCAGCACACATTCCTGGCCAGACGCAGAGATGTGGAACAGCGACGGCACTACGCCGAGAAATGTGACTCGGTGATCAAAGGCGTTGTGGTGGGCGTGTACGCCAAGGAGGGCGACCGCCAGCCCAAGATGACACCATCCGGCGAGAAGTTTGACGATCGCGTCCAGGGTAAGATCACTGATCTCATACGCGAGACGGGCCTGAGTGGCCAACTGGGAAAAGGCCGTGTCTTCATGAACGTGGATGCGGAGTTCCGTGCGGTGGCCGTGGTCGGCGTGGGACAGGAGGGGGCCGGCTTCAACGACCTGGAGATGATCGACGAGGGAATGGAGAACGCTCGCGTCGCTGCCGGCGTGGGGGCTCGttcccttcaactgcagggCTGCACAGATGTCTTCGTGGAGTCGATGGAGTATGCGGAGCAGGCGGCCGAGGGGAGCGCCTTGGCCGTCTGGCGCTACAACACCAACAAGCGCCGTCGGGACCGCACACTCATTCCCAAACTGGAGCTGTACGACTCTCCCGACTCGGATGCCTGGATGCGGGGCCTGTTCAAGGCCGAATCGCAGAACCTGGCCCGTCGCCTGGCCGATACGCCGGCCAATCAGATGACGCCCACAATCTTCGCCCAGTCAACGGTGGATGCCCTGTGCCCCTGCGGGGTATCCGTGGAGGTACGCAGCATGGACTGGATCGAGTCCAAGAGCTTGAACAGCTTCTTGATGGTGGCCAAGGGCAGCTGCGAGCCGCCGATCATCTTGGAAATCGCCTACTGCGGCACCGCACCCGAGGACAAGCCCATCCTCCTGCTGGGCAAGGGCATCACATTCAACAGCGGGGGCCTCTGCCTCCGTCCCAAGGACTGCTTGTCCATGTACCGCGGCTGCATGTCCGGTGCAGCCGCCTGCGTGGGCGTCATccgagccgccgccgccctaTCGCTGCCCCTAAACATAACggcactgctgccgctgtgcgAGAACATGCCCTCCGGAATGGCTGCCAAGCCTGGCGACGTGGTGTCCCTCCTCAATggcaaaactctcggcttcgTGGACGTCAGCAAGGCTGGTGTGATGGCCATGGCCGATCCCTTGCTCTACGCCCAGACGATCTACAAGCCGCGCATGGTCGTGGACATTGCTACAGTGGGCTACGCCGTCTGCCCAGCGCTGGgcggagcagcagccgggATTTTCAGCAATTCGAACTTCGTCTACAAGCAGTTCGAGAAGGCCGGTGCCCTTACGGGTGATCGCGTTTGGCGTCTGCCCCTGTGGCGCTACTTCAAGGAGCTGATCATGCCGAACGACACCTTTGACATCAGCAACCGCGGACGTGGCCCCGCCTCCAGCTGCATCGCTGCCGCCGTTCTGCACGAGCTGGTGCCGTGCGTCGAATGGGCCCACCTGGACATCCGCAACGTGGGCATGCTGACGCGCTACAATCCGCTCCCATATTTGCTGAAGGACCGCATGACTGGCCGTCCCACTCGCACCATCgttcagtttctgtttcagATGGCTTGCCCCGACGGCAAGTAA